From Tripterygium wilfordii isolate XIE 37 chromosome 13, ASM1340144v1, whole genome shotgun sequence, the proteins below share one genomic window:
- the LOC120013823 gene encoding protein M7-like — translation MCYIYICERKPLQGSFITATKDTISRPKKFNSKQKMKLVYSKALPLLVFLLMMTCYVERGRGAACTSTFFSALVQLIPCRAAVAPFSPIPPSETCCNAVKTLGQPCLCVLVNGPPITGVDRNMALQLPDKCTANFEPCEIMK, via the exons atgtgctatatatatatatgtgaaagaAAACCCTTGCAAGGCAGCTTCATTACTGCGACTAAAGATACAATTAGCAGGCCTAAGAAGTTCAACTCAAAACAAAAGATGAAACTTGTTTACAGTAAGGCATTGCCATTGTTGGTGTTTCTGCTGATGATGACTTGTTATGTGGAGCGTGGCAGGGGCGCTGCCTGTACAAGCACTTTCTTCTCTGCTCTTGTTCAGCTCATACCTTGTAGGGCAGCAGTTGCTCCCTTCAGTCCCATCCCTCCTAGTGAGACCTGCTGCAATGCTGTCAAGACTCTTGGTCAGCCTTGTTTGTGTGTTCTGGTGAACGGCCCTCCGATTACTGGCGTGGACCGTAACATGGCCTTACAACTCCCTGACAAGTGCACTGCCAACTTTGAACCAT GTGAAATTATGAAGTAG
- the LOC120013474 gene encoding putative germin-like protein 2-1: protein MAARVNVLLLASLAMLFAYALASDSSPLQDFCVADPMSTVMVNGLACKEPEKARANDFFFSGLNVAGNTSNAVGSRVTAVNVAQIPGLNTLGISLVRIDYAQWGINPPHTHPRATEILTVLEGSLEVGFVTSNPENRHITTVLKKGDVFVFPVGLVHYQRNVGLGNAVAIAGLNSQNPGVITIANAVFGANPEIDRDVLAKAFQLEKNVIAYEQSKF, encoded by the exons ATGGCTGCTCGCGTTAACGTTCTTCTGTTAGCTTCTCTAGCCATGTTGTTTGCCTATGCCTTGGCATCTGACAGCAGCCCCCTTCAAGACTTTTGTGTAGCTGATCCAATGAGCACAG TGATGGTGAATGGCTTGGCTTGCAAGGAACCCGAAAAGGCTCGAGCCAACGATTTCTTCTTCAGCGGGCTTAACGTTGCAGGTAACACGTCGAATGCAGTTGGGTCTAGAGTGACAGCAGTGAATGTAGCACAAATACCTGGACTCAACACTCTTGGCATCTCCCTTGTCCGCATTGACTACGCGCAGTGGGGTATCAACCCTCCACACACCCATCCTCGCGCCACAGAAATCTTGACAGTCCTTGAAGGCTCACTGGAAGTTGGTTTTGTCACTTCAAATCCCGAAAACCGACACATCACCACGGTACTAAAGAAGGGTGATGTGTTTGTGTTTCCGGTCGGTCTCGTACATTACCAGAGGAATGTAGGATTGGGGAATGCTGTTGCTATTGCTGGTCTTAACAGCCAAAACCCTGGTGTAATCACAATTGCAAATGCAGTGTTCGGGGCTAATCCGGAAATCGACAGGGATGTTCTTGCCAAGGCATTCCAGTTGGAAAAGAATGTCATTGCTTACGAGCAATCCAAGTTCTGA
- the LOC120013108 gene encoding cytochrome P450 705A5-like, with product MATTIIDVQYYVFLFLLCLSSTLLLQYFFKKSKPAGTIHLRPPPSPPALPVIGHIHLLTKDIHICFQKLALKYGPLLFLRFGSFKFLLISSASVVTEIFKSHDVAFASKPVSVFENRLIFSNIGFIFSPYGDYWRFMKKMTVTELLGAKQLQRSRNVRREELHRYLKKVLEKAQENQVFSLGAELMKLTNNTICRMALSTRCSEEDNEAEKIMELVNGSLELGMKLAMANMAGPLKKVGVWMYGKEDREINKKCDELLERMWKEHEERAKRDGGVDREDKDLMDILLEAYHDENVEFKINKNQIKAFILDLFIAGTSTSTDAMQWVMANLINHPEVMKKTREEIDSVVGNKRLVEETDLPNLPYLQAVVKETLRLYPPGPLLPRRTYEACQLRGFDIPRDIMVVFNFYAIMRDPEAWENPNDFIPERFLSSNKEKANQIVNFVAFGSGRRMCPGATLALTLMNTTVASMVQCFDWKVGEDGDRVNMEPEAGLHLALAEPLKCRPIVRFDPFSS from the exons ATGGCCACTACCATCATTGACGTCCAATACTATgttttcctcttcctcctctgcCTCTCCTCAACACTTCTCCTTCAATACTTCTTCAAGAAATCCAAACCCGCCGGAACTATCCATCTCCGCCCCCCGCCGAGCCCACCGGCTCTTCCTGTCATAGGTCATATCCACCTCCTCACCAAAGACATCCATATTTGCTTCCAAAAACTCGCCTTAAAATATGGCCCGTTGCTATTCCTACGCTTTGGATCATTCAAATTTCTCCTCATCTCATCCGCGTCGGTGGTGACCGAGATTTTCAAGTCCCACGACGTGGCGTTTGCATCGAAACCCGTGTCGGTCTTCGAGAACCGGTTAATATTCTCCAATATAGGGTTTATCTTTTCTCCGTACGGGGATTATTGGAGGTTCATGAAGAAAATGACTGTAACCGAACTTCTCGGAGCCAAACAGCTCCAGAGATCACGTAACGTTAGAAGGGAGGAGCTTCACCGATACTTGAAAAAAGTGTTGGAGAAAGCGCAAGAAAACCAAGTGTTTAGTTTGGGGGCAGAGTTGATGAAGTTGACGAATAATACTATATGTAGGATGGCTTTGAGCACAAGATGTTCTGAGGAAGATAATGAGGCGGAGAAGATTATGGAGCTCGTCAATGGGTCGTTGGAGTTGGGGATGAAGTTGGCGATGGCGAACATGGCGGGGCCTTTGAAGAAAGTTGGTGTTTGGATGTATGGGAAGGAGGATAGGGAGATTAACAAAAAGTGCGATGAGTTGTTGGAGAGGATGTGGAAGGAGCATGAAGAGAGAGCAAAGAGGGATGGCGGTGTTGATAGGGAAGATAAAGATTTGATGGATATTCTATTGGAAGCCTATCATGATGAGAACGTTGAGTTCAAGATTAACAAGAACCAAATCAAAGCTTTCATTCTG GATCTCTTCATTGCAGGAACAAGTACATCTACAGATGCAATGCAATGGGTGATGGCCAATCTAATCAATCACCCAGAAGTCAtgaaaaaaacaagagaagagATAGATTCAGTGGTGGGAAACAAAAGACTTGTTGAAGAAACAGATCTTCCAAATCTTCCATATTTACAAGCTGTTGTGAAGGAAACACTAAGACTATACCCACCAGGGCCTCTATTGCCAAGAAGAACATATGAAGCTTGCCAACTTAGAGGCTTTGACATACCAAGAGACATTATGGTAGTTTTCAATTTCTATGCCATAATGAGAGATCCTGAAGCTTGGGAGAATCCAAATGATTTCATCCCTGAAAGATTCTTGTCTTCAAACAAGGAAAAGGCGAATCAAATCGTCAATTTCGTCGCGTTTGGGTCCGGAAGGAGGATGTGTCCTGGTGCAACCCTAGCACTTACCTTGATGAACACTACTGTTGCATCAATGGTTCAATGCTTTGATTGGAAGGTTGGTGAAGATGGAGACAGAGTGAATATGGAACCGGAAGCCGGCTTGCATTTGGCGCTCGCCGAGCCTCTCAAGTGCCGTCCAATCGTCCGATTTGATCCATTTTCTTCCTAA
- the LOC120012316 gene encoding transcription factor bHLH130-like, whose amino-acid sequence MSSSLLYTPGFKYPDRNFRKNQDFMDLNHHHHDYHRIHDHNHYEQQQIQNHDSGLMRFRSASSSFLENLVNGGNSGGVGEDYPCFRSSSPETDTIFTRFMNGSGVSGTHDLHEYGERSMKQEVPDSPKNQIGFSSESSEMIYQSLRAQSLENETKMDCSFGVVNSMMENSVVPKMGSGSGNNLLTQNSSPAGIFSDPGADNGFSMARDLGNFGASGGIKGEVSSMTCRLNSHVNFASSSSRLRLMPQIAEAGDECIGASIPENGSLGNSNSRHIHSHLNFANDTWEDTSFNSLKRVRESDGNTLSGLNHLESQTGKYLNGTLGLSHHLNLPKTSAEMAAIVKFLQFQGTVPCNIRAKRGFATHPRSISERMRRTRISERMRKLQELFPEMDKQTNTVDRLDLAVQYIKDLQKQVKMLTNTKARCTCLSKQMQYSNASV is encoded by the exons ATGAGCAGTAGTCTTTTGTACACTCCTGGTTTCAAGTACCCAGATAGGAATTTTCGGAAAAACCAAGATTTCATGGACTTAAATCACCACCACCATGATTATCATCGTATTCATGATCATAATCATTATGAACAGCAACAAATACAGAATCATGACTCTGGTCTGATGAGATTTCGCTCTGCATCAAGCTCTTTCCTTGAGAACCTTGTCAATGGCGGCAATAGTGGTGGTGTTGGTGAGGATTATCCATGTTTTCGATCTTCAAGCCCTGAAACAGACACCATTTTTACAAGATTCATGAATGGTTCGGGTGTGTCGGGCACTCACGATCTTCATGAATACGGGGAGAGATCAATGAAGCAAGAAGTGCCAGATTCTCCAAAGAATCAGATTGGTTTCTCAAGTGAAAGTTCAGAGATGATTTATCAGAGTTTACGAGCTCAGAGCTTGGAAAATGAGACAAAAATGGATTGCTCATTCGGTGTCGTGAATTCTATGATGGAAAACTCTGTGGTACCAAAGATGGGCAGTGGAAGTGGCAACAACCTTCTAACGCAGAATAGCTCACCAGCTGGTATTTTCTCCGATCCAGGAGCTGACAATG GTTTTTCCATGGCGAGGGATTTGGGAAATTTTGGAGCTTCTGGTGGCATAAAGGGGGAAGTTAGTTCAATGACTTGTAGATTGAACAGTCATGTGAATTTTGCATCATCATCTTCACGCTTGAGACTTATGCCTCAAATCGCTGAAGCAGGGGACGAGTGCATTGGTGCCAGTATCCCTGAGAATGGAAGTTTAGGAAATAGTAATTCCAGACATATACATTCCCATCTCAACTTTGCAAATGATACTTGGGAAGATACTTCCTTCAATAGCCTCAAAAGAGTGAGAGAAAGCGATGGGAACACTTTATCAGGCTTAAATCATTTGGAAAGTCAG ACTGGTAAATACTTAAATGGCACCCTTGGCTTGAGTCACCATTTAAACTTGCCTAAGACTTCTGCGGAGATGGCTGCTATCGTGAAGTttctgcaattccaaggcaccgTTCCTTGTAACATTCGAGCCAAAAGAGGTTTTGCCACTCACCCAAGAAGCATCTCAGAACGG ATGAGAAGAACCAGAATCAGTGAAAGAATGAGAAAATTGCAAGAGCTTTTCCCGGAAATGGACAAG CAAACGAACACCGTGGATAGGTTAGATTTGGCAGTTCAGTACATAAAAGATCTCCAGAAACAGGTCAAG ATGCTCACGAATACGAAAGCGAGGTGCACATGTTTAAGTAAACAGATGCAATATTCAAATGCTTCAGTTTGA
- the LOC120012017 gene encoding 60S ribosomal protein L31-like: protein MVEKGSKGRKEEVVTREYTINLHKRLHGCTFKKKAPKAIKEIRKFAQKAMGTTDIRVDVKLNKHIWSRGIRSVPRRVRVCVARKRNDEEDAKEEFYSLVTVAEIPPEGLKGLGTKVVEEEED from the exons ATGGTGGAGAAGGGAAGCAAAGGAAGAAAGGAAGAGGTTGTTACTCGCGAGTACACCATCAACCTCCACAAACGCTTGCACGGATG TACTTTCAAGAAGAAGGCTCCTAAGGCCATAAAGGAAATCAGAAAGTTCGCGCAGAAGGCCATGGGGACAACTGACATTAGAGTGGATGTCAAGTTAAACAAGCATATTTGGAGCCGTGGTATCAGGAGCGTACCTAGAAGAGTTCGTGTTTGCGTTGCTCGAAAGAGGAACGATGAAGAAGATGCCAAGGAGGAGTTTTACTCACTGGTGACTGTTGCTGAGATCCCTCCAGAGGGGTTAAAGGGTTTGGGCACCAAGGTtgttgaggaagaagaagactgA
- the LOC120011839 gene encoding zinc finger A20 and AN1 domain-containing stress-associated protein 5-like: MAQKTEKEETEFKVPETLTLCVNNCGVTGNPATNNMCQKCLNTTTASTTNSSASTVSGGGVLKFSSSGELSPRSSPKRAARQPDPSLEVMGRRTPDRAESGVATEKEMDKRVVNRCSGCRRRVGLTGFRCRCGELFCWEHRYSDRHDCSYDYKAAGRETIARENPVVKAAKIVRV; the protein is encoded by the coding sequence ATGGCACAAAAGACGGAGAAAGAAGAGACGGAATTCAAAGTACCTGAAACCTTGACGCTTTGCGTCAATAATTGTGGAGTTACCGGCAATCCGGCTACCAATAACATGTGCCAGAAATGTCTTAACACGACCACGGCAAGCACCACCAACAGCAGCGCGTCCACTGTGTCCGGAGGTGGAGTATTGAAATTCTCTTCATCAGGCGAGCTGAGCCCGAGATCCAGCCCGAAACGAGCGGCGAGGCAACCGGATCCGTCCCTGGAGGTAATGGGCAGGCGGACTCCTGATCGGGCGGAATCTGGTGTGGCGACGGAGAAGGAGATGGACAAGAGAGTGGTGAACCGGTGCTCTGGTTGCCGCAGGAGAGTCGGTCTGACCGGCTTTCGGTGCCGATGCGGGGAGCTCTTCTGTTGGGAACACCGGTACTCCGACCGACACGATTGCAGCTACGATTACAAGGCAGCTGGTCGGGAGACGATCGCGAGAGAGAATCCGGTCGTCAAGGCCGCGAAGATTGTCCGGGTCTGA